The genomic window AGGCGATGCGCCTCGGCGACGATGCGCGCGCGCAGATCTTGGTCGAAATAGATCATGACGTTGCGGCACATGATCGCGTCGAAGGCGCCCCGGATCGCAAACGGCGTCTTGTTCAGGTTCAGGCGCCTGAACACGATCATGTTCTTCAACGCATCGTGCACGCGGTAGACCTCGCCGTCCGGCGTCTGCTGGCGCAGCAGGAAACGGTTCGCCAGCTCGGCCGGGATGGTCGCGGCGGTCCCTGCCAGGTAGCTTCCCTGCACCGCCTGGCGCAGCATGCGGGTGGAGATGTCGGTGGCCAGGATCCGGATATCCGCCGCCTCGCTGCCCGGCAGGGAACGCAGCGCCATGGCCAGCGAATACGGCTCCTCTCCCGAGGAGCAGGCCGCCGACCAGAAACGCAGCTTCTGGCGGCCCTTGGCGAGCCAGCGCGCGGCCGTATCGCGGATGAAGTCGAAATGATCCCCCTCGCGGAAGAATTCGGTGACGTTGGTCGAGATGGCGTCGATCAGCAGCGCCAGCTCCCCGCCGCTCTCGTCCGCACGCAGGAAATCGAGATACTCGCCGTACTGCGCGATGCCGAGCGTGCGCAGGCGCTTGTTCACGCGCGATTCCACCAGGG from bacterium includes these protein-coding regions:
- a CDS encoding protein-glutamate O-methyltransferase CheR, whose product is MRDQKTSGVVTVQRLSDEQFETIRALMCDHVGIVLQGNRRALVESRVNKRLRTLGIAQYGEYLDFLRADESGGELALLIDAISTNVTEFFREGDHFDFIRDTAARWLAKGRQKLRFWSAACSSGEEPYSLAMALRSLPGSEAADIRILATDISTRMLRQAVQGSYLAGTAATIPAELANRFLLRQQTPDGEVYRVHDALKNMIVFRRLNLNKTPFAIRGAFDAIMCRNVMIYFDQDLRARIVAEAHRLLRPGGYLMVGHAETLIGIESKFDFVRPAIYRRH